One window of the Chitinophaga niabensis genome contains the following:
- a CDS encoding M14 family zinc carboxypeptidase, translating into MKNKFPLLLAAVLLLNSATGFAQKVPSPKEHFGFNIGDDYQLANYTQTEAYFKKLEVSDRVKLVDIGLTEEGRHQYMIIVSSPKNIKELDKYKSISQQLAHAEGLTDEQARSLAETGKAVVWIDGGLHATEVVGTHQLIETAYQLISRTDAETMRILDNVIILFTHANPDGQELVSNWYMRNSDPLKRSTDLLPVLYEKYAGHDNNRDFYMMNLKESTNMGKQLYIEWIPQIMYNHHQRGPEGSVLAGPPYRDPFSFFFDPLLVTGIDALGAAMINRLNAENKPGFTRLNGSSFSTWYNGGLRTTSQFHNQIGLLTEIIGNPTPEKIPVVPQRLIPNGATPFPVLPNDDWRFQRSIDYSVSLNYAILNYAARQRDEVLFNIYKMGKNAIERGSKDTWTLSPKTSDSITQAFRRDQDAKGVKRPEDDGSDPYGWRRRGNNIPQSFYDGVLKNPANRDARGYIIPADQPDFGTAVKFINTLVKTGIAIEKATAPFTVAGKQYPAGSYIVKAAQAFRPHVLDMFEPQDHPNDFQYPGGPPIRPYDAAGWTLAFQMGVKFDRIMDGFEGPFQKLPYGELQSPPKQTIAANAGAGYLLSPHENNAFLAVNDLLKAGVKVFRMTAGSAGIAQGTFFVPAGAKAKEVLQEVGLKATPAKKRPANTISVNQMRIALWDTYGGSMPSGWMRFIMEQFHFPYTLIYPKDIDAGNLNSKYDVIIFPTRAIPALAGRENPAGNSGFTPREPKEEETPAQYRAFIGKITPEKSIPELQKFLEAGGSVVTIGSSTSLAYHLKLPVSNYLVEKDKEGKERPLPGTKYFVPGSILHVSIDSTLADTWGMPAEGNVNFDNSPVFKLEADAAGKGIKPIAWFSTDHPLRSGWAFGQAYLKDGVAAFIAPVGNGKLYAFGPEITFRGQSHSTFKLLFNGLYNLGMKSSLSNDKK; encoded by the coding sequence ATGAAAAATAAATTCCCCCTGCTGCTTGCTGCGGTGTTGCTATTGAATAGCGCAACAGGCTTTGCTCAAAAAGTACCTTCACCCAAAGAACATTTTGGCTTCAACATCGGAGATGATTATCAGCTGGCTAATTACACACAAACAGAAGCTTATTTTAAGAAACTCGAAGTTTCAGATCGTGTAAAGCTGGTGGATATTGGTTTAACGGAAGAAGGAAGGCATCAGTATATGATCATTGTTTCCTCTCCAAAAAACATAAAGGAACTGGACAAGTACAAATCCATCTCTCAGCAGCTCGCACATGCAGAAGGGCTGACAGACGAGCAGGCCCGTTCATTGGCAGAAACGGGAAAAGCAGTGGTATGGATAGACGGCGGCCTGCATGCAACAGAAGTAGTGGGTACACATCAGCTGATCGAAACAGCCTATCAGCTGATCTCCCGTACAGATGCAGAAACTATGCGCATCCTGGATAATGTGATCATCCTTTTCACACATGCCAACCCCGACGGGCAGGAACTGGTATCCAACTGGTATATGCGGAACAGTGATCCTTTAAAACGGTCTACCGATCTGTTACCTGTGTTATATGAAAAGTACGCAGGGCATGATAACAACCGGGACTTCTATATGATGAACCTGAAAGAAAGCACCAACATGGGTAAACAATTGTACATAGAGTGGATCCCGCAGATCATGTACAACCATCACCAGCGTGGCCCGGAAGGTTCAGTACTGGCTGGTCCTCCCTACCGTGACCCATTCAGTTTCTTCTTTGATCCGTTATTGGTGACCGGCATCGATGCATTAGGCGCCGCCATGATCAACCGTTTGAATGCGGAGAATAAACCCGGCTTCACACGCCTGAACGGCTCCAGTTTTTCCACCTGGTATAATGGTGGTTTGCGCACTACCTCTCAGTTCCATAACCAGATAGGTTTGCTGACAGAGATCATTGGCAATCCTACACCGGAGAAAATACCCGTAGTACCACAAAGGCTCATCCCTAACGGTGCAACACCTTTCCCCGTATTACCTAATGACGACTGGCGTTTCCAGCGCTCTATCGATTATTCCGTGTCCCTCAATTATGCGATACTCAATTATGCAGCAAGGCAGCGGGATGAAGTATTGTTCAATATCTACAAGATGGGAAAGAACGCCATTGAGCGTGGCAGCAAAGATACCTGGACGCTTTCTCCCAAAACTTCTGATTCTATTACACAGGCTTTCAGAAGAGACCAGGATGCGAAAGGTGTTAAACGGCCGGAAGATGATGGCTCAGATCCTTACGGCTGGAGAAGAAGAGGTAATAATATACCCCAGAGCTTTTACGATGGAGTACTAAAGAATCCTGCTAACCGGGATGCACGGGGTTACATTATTCCGGCTGATCAACCAGATTTCGGCACAGCAGTGAAGTTCATCAACACACTGGTTAAAACAGGCATTGCTATTGAGAAGGCAACTGCTCCTTTTACAGTTGCAGGCAAACAATATCCTGCAGGGTCCTACATCGTAAAAGCTGCACAGGCATTCCGCCCTCATGTATTGGATATGTTTGAACCACAAGACCATCCAAACGATTTCCAATATCCCGGTGGCCCTCCTATCCGTCCATATGATGCAGCCGGCTGGACACTCGCTTTCCAGATGGGTGTGAAATTTGACCGTATTATGGATGGCTTTGAAGGTCCTTTTCAAAAATTGCCTTATGGTGAATTACAATCTCCGCCAAAACAAACCATCGCTGCCAATGCAGGTGCAGGATATTTATTAAGTCCGCATGAGAACAATGCTTTCCTTGCTGTGAACGATCTGCTGAAAGCAGGCGTGAAAGTGTTCCGTATGACAGCAGGCAGTGCCGGCATAGCACAGGGAACATTCTTTGTACCGGCAGGCGCCAAAGCAAAAGAGGTACTGCAGGAAGTGGGATTAAAAGCCACCCCGGCTAAAAAGCGCCCGGCTAATACCATCAGCGTGAACCAGATGCGCATTGCATTATGGGATACATATGGAGGTTCCATGCCTTCCGGCTGGATGCGCTTTATCATGGAGCAATTCCATTTCCCTTATACCCTCATCTATCCGAAAGATATTGATGCGGGTAATCTGAACAGCAAGTATGATGTGATCATCTTCCCTACACGCGCTATCCCCGCACTGGCCGGCCGTGAAAACCCTGCAGGCAATAGCGGCTTTACCCCGCGTGAACCAAAAGAAGAAGAAACACCTGCGCAATACCGTGCTTTCATTGGTAAGATCACTCCGGAGAAATCAATACCGGAACTGCAAAAATTCCTGGAAGCAGGGGGGTCTGTTGTTACCATCGGTTCCAGTACCAGCCTGGCTTATCATCTCAAATTACCAGTGAGCAATTACCTGGTGGAAAAAGATAAGGAAGGAAAAGAACGTCCGCTGCCCGGTACTAAATATTTTGTACCAGGCAGTATCCTCCATGTATCCATTGATAGCACATTGGCAGATACCTGGGGCATGCCGGCTGAAGGCAATGTGAACTTTGATAACAGCCCTGTATTTAAGCTGGAAGCTGATGCTGCCGGCAAAGGCATCAAACCCATTGCATGGTTCTCTACTGATCATCCTTTACGAAGTGGCTGGGCTTTCGGGCAGGCCTATCTGAAAGATGGTGTGGCAGCATTCATAGCACCAGTGGGGAATGGTAAGCTATATGCATTTGGACCGGAGATAACTTTCCGAGGACAGTCGCACAGCACTTTTAAATTACTGTTCAATGGTTTGTATAACCTGGGCATGAAATCGTCATTGTCTAACGACAAGAAGTAG
- a CDS encoding M14 family metallopeptidase, which translates to MLILLLLMVTIAWAQTVPSPKEHFGFNIGDDYKLATYTQTEAYFKKLAASGRTKLVDIGLTEEGRHQYMLIISDPENLSKLERYREISQKLAHAEGLTDEDARNLAAEGKAVVWIDGGLHATEVVGTHQLIESMYQLVSRNDQETKDILKNVIILMAHANPDGQEIVSNWYMRENDVKKRALNIPKVYNKYVGHDNNRDFYMMNMKESRNISRQLFVEWIPQIMYNHHQRGPAGSVLAGPPYRDPFNYVFDPLIMTTTDAVGAAMNNRLNVEGKPGYTEREGSQFSTWWNGGLRTTPYFHNMVGILTEIIGGPTPENVPLVPERLIPKGSTPNPVVPQVWHFRQSIDYCISLNYAVLDYAARYRSSLLYNIYKMGKNGIERGSKDNWTFYPKYADMIKASNKAADSSKTESATGEGGESEFSFGREDTTSTKFFDAVLKNPLYRDARGYVIPADQADFPTAVKFINALSRSGITIHKATAAFIIGGKNYPAGSYIVKTAQAFRPHVIDMFEPQDHPNDFAYAGGPPIRPYDAAGWTLAFQMGVQFDRLLDNFNGPFVQLPYGQIETPPQQTIVAAKAGYLISPKINNAFLAVNDLLKAGLKVFRVTTAAGAFYVPASAKAQSILQQNNIVVSNLAQKPDGLSPISSMRIAICDNYGGSMPAGWTRWLFEQFNFSYEMIYPKTIDSGELRKKFDMIIFTSGAIPDTGKPRAGAARGRGGAQPKAADIPAEYRPWLGRINADTSIPQLKKFLEEGGQIVTIGSSTNLVYHLKLPVTNALTEKGRPLANTKYYIPGSLLIADLDTTAPANYGMPAKNDVYFDRSPVFKFTDSTNLQKLMWFSSETPLHSGWAWGQKYLKDGVAAFVAPVGKGKLYVFGPEITFRAQSHGTFKLLFNQLYQTK; encoded by the coding sequence ATGTTGATCCTGTTGTTACTCATGGTAACAATAGCCTGGGCACAAACCGTTCCCTCTCCCAAAGAGCACTTCGGGTTTAATATCGGGGACGATTACAAACTAGCCACCTACACACAAACAGAAGCATACTTTAAAAAACTCGCTGCTTCCGGCCGTACCAAACTGGTAGACATTGGTTTAACCGAAGAAGGAAGGCATCAGTATATGCTGATCATTTCAGACCCGGAGAACCTTTCCAAACTGGAGCGCTACAGGGAGATCTCTCAAAAGCTGGCACATGCGGAAGGATTAACGGATGAGGATGCACGCAACCTCGCTGCCGAAGGGAAAGCAGTGGTATGGATAGATGGCGGCCTGCATGCAACAGAAGTAGTAGGCACCCATCAGCTGATCGAAAGCATGTATCAGCTGGTAAGCCGCAACGACCAGGAAACAAAAGACATCCTGAAGAACGTGATCATCCTGATGGCACATGCTAACCCTGACGGGCAGGAGATTGTATCCAACTGGTACATGCGGGAAAATGATGTAAAGAAACGTGCACTGAACATCCCGAAGGTGTATAACAAATACGTGGGCCATGATAACAACCGGGATTTTTATATGATGAATATGAAAGAGAGCCGGAACATCAGCCGGCAGTTATTTGTAGAGTGGATCCCTCAGATCATGTACAACCACCATCAGCGTGGCCCCGCAGGTTCCGTTCTGGCAGGCCCTCCCTATCGTGACCCTTTCAACTATGTGTTTGATCCCCTGATCATGACCACTACGGATGCAGTAGGTGCCGCCATGAATAACAGGCTGAACGTGGAAGGCAAACCCGGTTATACAGAACGGGAAGGCTCCCAGTTCTCTACCTGGTGGAATGGCGGATTACGTACAACGCCCTACTTTCATAATATGGTGGGCATTCTAACGGAGATCATTGGCGGCCCTACCCCGGAAAATGTTCCGCTGGTACCGGAAAGACTGATCCCCAAAGGCTCCACTCCTAACCCGGTTGTTCCACAGGTATGGCATTTCCGTCAGTCCATCGATTATTGCATATCCCTCAACTATGCCGTACTGGACTATGCAGCCCGTTATCGCAGCAGCCTGTTGTATAACATTTATAAGATGGGTAAGAACGGAATAGAACGTGGCAGCAAAGATAACTGGACCTTCTATCCTAAATATGCGGATATGATCAAAGCCTCCAACAAGGCGGCAGACAGCAGCAAAACAGAATCAGCGACCGGTGAAGGAGGTGAAAGTGAATTCTCTTTTGGACGGGAAGATACCACCAGCACTAAATTCTTTGATGCTGTACTTAAGAATCCTTTATACCGCGATGCCCGTGGTTATGTGATCCCGGCGGACCAGGCAGATTTTCCAACGGCAGTGAAATTTATCAATGCACTCAGCCGCTCAGGAATTACCATACATAAAGCCACCGCTGCCTTTATCATTGGCGGGAAAAATTATCCTGCAGGCTCTTACATAGTGAAAACCGCACAGGCTTTCCGCCCACACGTGATCGATATGTTTGAACCACAGGACCATCCGAATGATTTTGCTTATGCAGGAGGCCCTCCCATCCGCCCTTACGATGCAGCGGGATGGACACTCGCCTTTCAGATGGGCGTTCAGTTTGACCGCCTGTTGGATAACTTTAACGGCCCGTTTGTACAGTTGCCTTATGGTCAGATCGAAACACCACCTCAACAAACTATCGTGGCAGCAAAAGCAGGTTACCTCATCAGCCCAAAGATCAATAATGCATTCCTGGCGGTAAATGACCTGCTGAAAGCCGGTTTAAAAGTATTCCGTGTAACCACTGCCGCAGGAGCTTTTTATGTTCCCGCATCTGCCAAAGCGCAATCCATCTTACAACAAAACAATATAGTAGTGAGCAACCTTGCCCAAAAACCAGATGGCCTCAGCCCCATATCTTCCATGCGCATTGCCATCTGCGATAACTATGGCGGCTCTATGCCTGCCGGCTGGACGAGATGGTTGTTTGAACAGTTCAATTTCTCTTATGAAATGATCTATCCTAAAACAATAGATTCCGGTGAATTGCGTAAGAAATTCGACATGATCATTTTCACTTCTGGCGCAATCCCCGATACAGGAAAACCAAGAGCAGGTGCAGCGAGAGGAAGAGGCGGCGCACAACCCAAAGCAGCAGACATCCCTGCTGAATACCGCCCCTGGTTGGGCCGCATCAATGCAGATACTTCTATCCCGCAATTGAAAAAATTCCTGGAAGAAGGTGGTCAGATCGTTACCATCGGATCCAGCACCAATCTCGTTTATCATCTGAAACTTCCGGTAACCAATGCACTAACAGAGAAAGGGCGCCCTTTGGCCAACACTAAATACTACATCCCCGGCAGCCTGCTGATAGCAGACCTGGACACAACAGCCCCGGCCAACTATGGTATGCCTGCAAAGAACGATGTGTATTTCGATCGCAGTCCTGTATTTAAATTTACAGACAGCACAAACCTGCAAAAGCTGATGTGGTTCTCTTCAGAAACACCCTTACACAGCGGATGGGCCTGGGGTCAAAAATACCTGAAGGATGGCGTAGCTGCTTTTGTAGCACCCGTAGGAAAAGGAAAACTGTACGTATTTGGTCCTGAGATCACTTTCCGCGCGCAATCACACGGCACATTTAAGTTATTGTTCAATCAACTGTATCAAACGAAATAA
- a CDS encoding SusD/RagB family nutrient-binding outer membrane lipoprotein codes for MKLKHITQVIGIAALLSAAGGCSKFVDINSDPNNPTTAQLSLLLPSTEISLVGNMYALNSGTATFVQHTIFTNGLSRYQQQGTSFDDPWTGFYTQTLNDLQSIITSGAAQDQWGYVGIARLEKAYLVTLMVDMWGDIPYSEGTEEGPVNVSPTFLKGADIYEKCLVLIDSALANLNSVAGTSLVPAVADPIYGGSKAAWISMGKSLQLKLYNGIRLVDPARSANAIKALLTDPSKLISSNASDFTFKFGTVQNPNNRHPWHRSEYQGGKSFYMSQSLIDLLFNNDDPRLRYYISRQNTTAGLNNSNNSNGYYGRNPGDGTASPADQSRRSSFGIYPAGGRFDNAAINNLPPANLYLTNAGATGTAKVLAVTDGTGAGIMPMITYAMVKFIRAEAALTLATGDDARTSFRDGIIAHLSSMSTYAAANGGNALAQTVIDAFAARLVAQYDAADNAGKLNLVMTQKYIAQYGNGMETYSDYRRTGLPVLRAPLSPLNTFPLRLYYSEAELTANTNLGAEPGQLQLAQQTTPVFWDK; via the coding sequence ATGAAACTAAAACATATAACACAGGTAATTGGTATCGCCGCGCTCCTGTCCGCAGCAGGTGGTTGCAGTAAATTTGTGGATATCAATTCTGATCCGAATAACCCTACTACGGCCCAGTTATCTTTACTGTTGCCTTCTACGGAAATATCGCTGGTAGGAAATATGTATGCACTGAACAGTGGTACTGCCACTTTTGTGCAGCATACCATTTTCACCAATGGACTGAGCCGTTACCAGCAACAGGGCACCAGCTTTGATGATCCCTGGACTGGCTTTTACACCCAAACCTTAAACGACCTGCAATCCATTATCACCAGTGGTGCTGCACAGGACCAATGGGGATATGTAGGCATTGCACGATTGGAGAAGGCTTACCTCGTTACCCTGATGGTAGATATGTGGGGAGATATCCCTTATTCTGAAGGAACAGAAGAAGGCCCGGTGAATGTGAGCCCAACGTTCTTAAAAGGTGCAGACATTTACGAAAAATGCCTGGTGCTCATAGATTCTGCATTGGCAAACCTGAACAGTGTTGCCGGCACTTCACTGGTACCCGCGGTAGCCGACCCCATTTATGGCGGCAGTAAGGCAGCCTGGATCAGCATGGGAAAATCTTTACAGCTAAAACTCTATAACGGCATCCGGCTTGTGGATCCTGCACGTTCTGCCAATGCTATCAAAGCATTGCTGACAGACCCTTCCAAACTGATCAGTTCCAATGCCTCGGATTTCACCTTTAAGTTCGGCACGGTACAGAATCCCAACAACCGGCATCCATGGCATCGTTCGGAATACCAGGGCGGCAAGAGTTTCTACATGAGCCAGTCACTGATAGACCTGTTGTTCAATAACGATGATCCCCGTTTGCGTTATTATATCTCACGGCAAAACACCACTGCCGGTTTGAACAACTCTAACAACAGCAATGGTTATTACGGACGTAATCCGGGTGATGGCACAGCCTCCCCTGCAGACCAGAGCCGCCGGTCTTCCTTTGGCATCTATCCTGCCGGCGGCCGCTTTGATAATGCAGCTATCAACAACCTGCCTCCTGCTAATCTTTATCTTACCAATGCAGGTGCTACAGGTACAGCTAAAGTACTGGCGGTAACAGATGGTACAGGAGCAGGTATTATGCCTATGATCACCTACGCCATGGTAAAGTTCATTCGCGCGGAAGCAGCCTTAACACTGGCCACAGGGGATGATGCAAGAACAAGTTTCAGGGATGGTATTATAGCACATCTGAGCAGCATGAGCACCTATGCAGCTGCTAACGGAGGTAATGCACTGGCACAAACAGTGATCGATGCTTTTGCTGCACGGCTGGTAGCACAATACGATGCAGCAGATAATGCCGGCAAGCTCAACCTGGTGATGACGCAGAAATATATTGCACAATATGGTAACGGCATGGAAACCTATTCAGATTACCGCCGCACGGGCCTGCCTGTTCTGCGTGCACCACTATCACCACTGAATACTTTCCCCCTGCGCCTCTACTATTCTGAAGCAGAACTAACGGCTAACACCAATTTAGGTGCAGAACCCGGCCAGCTGCAACTGGCACAGCAAACCACACCTGTATTCTGGGACAAATAA
- a CDS encoding SusC/RagA family TonB-linked outer membrane protein has product MSTNVSAKALLSKSMRTASMHLIAVIFLFGMAYPQTGYSQSILNKRISIQVDDMSLKNVLHQIGNKADVKFVYSSSHIALDQKVTASARQEELGKVLNRLFNRTEIDFEVSDRFIILKENETSPPPEMSAIRPVADSLIKGKVLSETNDPFPGATILEKGTGNGATSGADGAFSLKVKQGATLVVTAIGYQPLEINASNARTIHLKIAVKQLQDIVVTAAGIARQKNSLGYSVSTVTSDKLAQKSEPDPVRALTGKVAGVNIQSAGGVAGGATNITIRGNSSLNGNNQPLFVVDGVPFDNSSFANVGATTVGGVGVTNRAFDLDPNNIQSMTVLKGAAAAALYGSRAANGAIIITTKAGKKMSRKGTEITYSTSYAFENVAGLPEYQTKYGQGTNNDYRHGVYASWGQPFPGVNSLLPTRTTVPHQLTRTFGSDIFPQFYEEDGVTPIQVPYRSYAGQNVKNFFRTGNVYENAITISSGSEKGNFNAGFSHTMNNGVVPSNEINRTSVNVGGNIKLENKFYASGSINYVTTRQTTPPIGGTTGSIMSALMYVPTSFDLTNYPYENPKDGSNVYDYTGVDNPYWSVKHSPSTSAVDRYYGNLILGFDPTPWLNIQNTIGFNSYTDRRTNVRGKGSASYPNGSITTDNIYRQELDNTLLATVTTKLKPDLSLRAIIGNNVNQRLTDRKAFYGDNIIVADLVDIHNTSSITPIQLNNNRNLLKQRYFAFFTDITFDYKNFASLNFVGRNDVSSTLPKNNRSYFYGGVNGSFVFTDAFQLSDRILSFGKIRAGYTRVGNEASPYQTAAFYQINPSLGAPNTPGNVGLPFTGSNGSYNVVTKTDVLTNANLKPEFITELELGTELRFFNSRIGIDFTYYNKKSTSQIFEVTAAPSSGYTSQILNLGEATNKGVEIGLTIAALQSNNGLNWNINANFTRNRNIIQDLGGYDRFSYGGASGTSSVHIVGQPYGQIQGTGYARDDEGNILIDPNTGKPLVSGTLLPIGNPNPDFMMGITNTFHFRNFGLNVLFDWKQGGNLFSSTVGNMMSRGVTRDTENREFQIVAPGVLGDINTQTALRDQSGKKIPNNVAISYEDHFFSGGMGPGGVNEGSVFDATVFRLREIGLSYDLPKSMLGRTPFGSISLSLSGRNLWYKAPGFPKYTNFDPEVSTLGAGNSQGYDNLGVPTTKRFGFNLKCSF; this is encoded by the coding sequence ATGTCTACAAATGTAAGCGCTAAGGCCCTCCTCTCCAAATCCATGCGAACAGCGTCCATGCACCTTATAGCGGTGATCTTCCTCTTCGGGATGGCTTATCCTCAGACAGGTTATTCACAGAGCATCCTTAATAAAAGGATCTCTATACAGGTGGATGACATGAGTTTAAAGAACGTACTGCATCAGATCGGGAATAAAGCGGATGTAAAATTCGTGTACAGTTCCAGCCACATTGCATTAGACCAAAAAGTAACGGCCAGTGCACGCCAGGAAGAGTTGGGTAAAGTATTGAACAGGTTATTCAATCGTACTGAAATTGATTTTGAAGTAAGCGATCGTTTTATTATCCTGAAAGAAAATGAAACAAGCCCTCCTCCTGAAATGTCTGCCATACGCCCGGTGGCAGATTCACTGATCAAAGGGAAAGTACTGAGTGAAACAAATGATCCATTTCCCGGCGCCACCATCCTGGAAAAAGGAACCGGCAATGGCGCCACATCCGGTGCGGATGGTGCATTCTCTTTAAAAGTAAAACAGGGTGCCACGCTGGTAGTAACTGCTATCGGTTATCAACCGCTGGAGATCAACGCCTCCAATGCCCGCACTATCCATTTAAAAATAGCTGTAAAACAATTGCAGGATATTGTTGTGACAGCGGCTGGTATTGCCCGCCAGAAGAACAGCCTGGGCTATTCTGTATCTACCGTTACATCAGATAAACTGGCACAGAAATCGGAACCTGATCCTGTAAGGGCGCTCACCGGAAAAGTAGCAGGCGTGAATATTCAATCGGCAGGGGGTGTGGCAGGAGGCGCCACCAATATAACTATTCGTGGCAACTCTTCTCTGAATGGCAATAACCAGCCTTTATTTGTGGTGGATGGGGTTCCTTTCGACAACTCAAGTTTTGCAAACGTAGGTGCTACCACAGTAGGTGGTGTAGGTGTTACCAACCGCGCGTTTGACCTGGACCCTAATAATATCCAGAGCATGACAGTACTGAAAGGTGCTGCTGCCGCAGCATTATATGGTTCCCGTGCTGCCAACGGTGCCATCATCATCACTACAAAGGCTGGCAAAAAAATGAGCCGCAAAGGAACAGAGATCACTTACAGCACCTCTTATGCTTTTGAAAATGTAGCAGGGCTGCCTGAATATCAAACAAAATACGGACAGGGTACCAATAACGATTACCGCCATGGTGTATACGCTTCATGGGGGCAACCTTTCCCAGGTGTAAACAGCCTGCTCCCTACCCGCACCACTGTTCCACATCAGTTGACACGGACCTTTGGTTCAGATATATTCCCGCAATTCTATGAGGAAGATGGCGTAACGCCCATACAGGTACCCTACAGATCATATGCAGGCCAGAATGTAAAGAACTTCTTCAGAACAGGGAATGTATATGAGAATGCGATCACCATCTCTTCCGGCAGTGAAAAAGGGAACTTCAACGCAGGTTTCTCACATACCATGAATAACGGCGTAGTGCCCTCCAACGAGATTAACCGCACTTCTGTGAACGTAGGTGGTAATATCAAACTGGAGAATAAATTCTATGCCAGCGGTTCCATCAATTATGTAACAACCCGGCAAACCACCCCTCCTATTGGCGGCACCACAGGATCTATCATGTCTGCCCTGATGTATGTTCCCACCAGCTTCGACCTTACCAACTATCCATACGAAAATCCAAAGGACGGTAGTAACGTGTATGACTATACCGGTGTGGACAATCCTTACTGGTCTGTAAAACACAGCCCCTCCACCAGTGCGGTGGACCGTTATTATGGTAACCTGATCCTTGGTTTTGATCCCACTCCCTGGCTGAATATTCAGAACACCATCGGCTTCAATTCTTATACAGACCGCCGTACGAACGTGCGGGGCAAAGGATCCGCATCCTACCCCAATGGCAGTATCACTACAGACAACATCTATCGCCAGGAGCTGGACAATACGCTATTGGCAACGGTGACCACTAAACTGAAACCGGACCTTTCCCTGCGGGCCATCATAGGCAACAACGTGAACCAACGGTTAACGGACCGTAAAGCCTTCTATGGTGATAATATCATTGTAGCAGACCTGGTGGACATTCATAACACCAGTTCCATTACGCCCATTCAGCTCAACAATAACAGGAACCTCCTGAAGCAGCGTTACTTTGCTTTCTTTACAGATATCACTTTCGACTATAAGAACTTTGCCTCCCTCAACTTTGTAGGGCGGAATGATGTATCCTCTACCCTGCCCAAAAATAACCGCAGTTACTTTTACGGTGGCGTGAATGGTTCATTTGTATTTACAGATGCCTTTCAGTTATCCGACCGCATCCTGAGTTTTGGTAAGATCAGAGCGGGTTATACCAGGGTAGGTAATGAAGCGTCTCCTTATCAGACAGCTGCTTTTTACCAGATCAATCCTTCACTGGGCGCACCAAATACTCCCGGGAATGTAGGCTTACCTTTCACCGGCAGCAATGGCTCTTATAATGTTGTAACAAAAACAGACGTGCTCACCAATGCCAACCTGAAACCTGAATTCATCACGGAACTGGAGTTAGGTACAGAGTTACGTTTCTTTAATAGCCGTATTGGAATAGATTTCACTTATTACAATAAGAAAAGCACTTCGCAGATCTTTGAAGTAACCGCTGCTCCCTCTTCCGGTTACACCTCCCAGATCCTCAACCTGGGGGAAGCCACGAACAAAGGAGTGGAAATAGGCCTCACCATCGCAGCCTTACAATCCAACAACGGCCTTAACTGGAACATCAATGCCAACTTTACACGCAACCGCAATATCATCCAGGACCTGGGAGGTTATGACCGCTTCAGTTATGGCGGCGCAAGTGGTACCAGCAGCGTACACATTGTGGGGCAGCCATACGGACAGATACAGGGTACGGGGTATGCACGGGATGATGAAGGGAACATCCTGATAGACCCTAATACCGGCAAACCATTGGTATCAGGCACCTTGCTACCCATCGGAAATCCGAACCCTGATTTCATGATGGGCATTACCAACACTTTTCACTTCAGGAATTTTGGCCTCAACGTTTTATTCGACTGGAAACAAGGTGGCAACTTATTCTCTTCCACGGTGGGCAATATGATGTCCCGGGGTGTAACAAGGGATACAGAAAACCGCGAGTTCCAGATCGTAGCACCTGGTGTATTGGGAGACATCAATACCCAAACCGCCCTGCGCGATCAAAGTGGCAAGAAGATCCCTAACAATGTAGCCATCTCCTATGAAGATCATTTCTTCAGCGGAGGCATGGGGCCTGGTGGTGTGAATGAAGGTTCTGTGTTTGATGCCACCGTTTTCCGTCTTCGTGAAATAGGGCTCTCCTATGATCTGCCCAAATCCATGCTGGGCAGAACTCCTTTCGGCTCCATCTCCCTTTCCCTTTCCGGCAGGAACCTCTGGTACAAAGCACCCGGCTTCCCGAAGTATACCAACTTCGATCCTGAAGTAAGTACACTGGGCGCCGGTAACTCCCAGGGATATGATAACCTGGGTGTACCTACTACAAAACGTTTCGGGTTTAACTTAAAATGTTCTTTCTGA